A genomic window from Sphingobacterium spiritivorum includes:
- a CDS encoding GNAT family N-acetyltransferase has protein sequence MQEIIAPVDKELIKAELTKEAFVRFTNNGNNEVYVINHHNAPNVMREIGRLREVTFRAAGGGTGLSIDIDENDTSEDCYDQLIAWNPEEEEIIAGYRLIKCSEASWKDGVINLSTAHYFNFSEKFISEYLPYTIELGRSFVQPRFQPAIDNRKGIFSLDNLWDGLGALVMLNPEIKYLFGKVTMYPHYNVEARDLLLYFMEHYFPDPDNLVTPIRAVGYKTDMSQYAGMFEGLDYKEGYKLLNSKVRGMGENIPPLINTYMNLSPTMKSFGTARNDEFGEVEETGILVTLDDIYPVKKERHMSTFERDSEYGNPKKKK, from the coding sequence ATGCAAGAAATTATTGCTCCTGTTGACAAAGAATTGATAAAGGCTGAACTTACAAAGGAGGCTTTTGTACGCTTTACCAACAATGGAAATAATGAAGTCTATGTAATCAATCATCATAATGCGCCGAATGTTATGCGCGAAATTGGACGATTGCGTGAAGTAACGTTCAGAGCAGCAGGCGGAGGTACGGGCTTATCCATTGATATTGACGAAAATGATACAAGCGAAGATTGTTATGATCAATTGATCGCCTGGAATCCCGAAGAGGAGGAAATCATTGCCGGATATCGTCTTATTAAATGTTCGGAAGCCAGCTGGAAAGATGGAGTGATCAATCTTTCGACAGCTCATTATTTTAATTTTTCTGAAAAATTTATTTCGGAGTATCTTCCGTATACAATAGAGTTGGGGCGTTCCTTTGTTCAACCGCGTTTTCAGCCGGCAATTGATAATCGTAAAGGTATCTTTTCTCTGGATAATCTTTGGGACGGACTGGGGGCTCTGGTCATGCTGAATCCCGAGATCAAATATTTATTCGGGAAAGTGACTATGTATCCGCACTATAATGTGGAAGCAAGAGATTTGTTGCTCTATTTTATGGAACATTACTTTCCGGATCCGGATAATTTGGTAACGCCTATTCGTGCTGTTGGTTATAAAACCGATATGAGCCAGTATGCGGGAATGTTTGAAGGATTGGATTACAAGGAAGGGTATAAGTTGCTTAACTCTAAAGTGAGAGGTATGGGAGAAAATATTCCTCCATTGATCAATACCTATATGAATTTATCCCCGACGATGAAGTCATTCGGGACTGCCCGCAATGATGAGTTTGGAGAGGTGGAAGAAACAGGGATTCTGGTTACACTTGATGATATCTATCCGGTTAAAAAGGAAAGGCATATGTCTACCTTTGAGAGGGATAGTGAATATGGTAATCCCAAGAAAAAGAAATAA
- a CDS encoding GatB/YqeY domain-containing protein has translation MALEEKINQDIKAAMIAKDNAKLRGLRAIKAAILLAKTEKGGSEDLSEDTEIKVLQKLVKQRKESAEIYKTQNREDLYQIEVEEQNVIEEYLPKQLDRAEVESIIKQIIQETGASSDKDMGKVMGAANQKLAGQADGRTISEVVKSLLS, from the coding sequence ATGGCATTAGAAGAAAAAATTAATCAGGATATCAAAGCTGCTATGATCGCGAAAGACAATGCAAAACTTCGTGGTCTTAGAGCAATAAAAGCTGCTATTCTACTCGCCAAAACTGAAAAAGGCGGTAGTGAGGATTTATCAGAAGACACCGAAATCAAAGTGCTTCAGAAACTCGTAAAACAGCGTAAAGAATCTGCAGAAATATATAAAACACAGAATCGTGAAGATCTGTATCAGATAGAAGTAGAAGAACAAAACGTAATCGAAGAGTATCTGCCAAAACAACTGGATCGTGCGGAAGTTGAATCCATCATCAAGCAAATCATTCAGGAAACGGGAGCTTCATCCGATAAAGATATGGGTAAAGTCATGGGCGCAGCCAATCAGAAACTTGCCGGTCAGGCAGACGGAAGAACGATTTCTGAAGTCGTCAAAAGTTTACTTTCTTAA
- a CDS encoding GNAT family N-acetyltransferase — protein sequence MTTVWFYKTFDALSTNQLYQILKLRNEVFVVEQNCPYLDCDNKDQKCDHLWAMINNDIAAYARIVPAGVSFKEVSIGRVLSNPAYRKQKIGRELMRRAVDNIMDQYGAVDIRIGAQLYLKAFYESFGFQQASEEYLEDGIPHIEMLRKPQ from the coding sequence ATGACAACAGTCTGGTTTTATAAAACATTTGATGCACTGTCGACCAATCAGCTCTATCAGATACTGAAGCTTCGCAACGAAGTTTTTGTGGTGGAGCAAAACTGCCCGTATCTGGATTGTGATAATAAAGATCAGAAATGTGACCACCTGTGGGCTATGATCAACAATGATATCGCGGCCTATGCGCGTATAGTGCCTGCAGGCGTATCTTTTAAAGAGGTATCCATCGGGCGGGTATTGTCTAATCCAGCCTACAGAAAACAGAAAATTGGCCGCGAGCTGATGCGAAGAGCAGTAGACAACATCATGGATCAATACGGAGCAGTAGATATACGTATCGGTGCACAGCTTTATCTCAAAGCATTCTATGAAAGCTTTGGTTTTCAGCAAGCCTCAGAAGAATACCTGGAAGATGGTATCCCACATATTGAGATGCTGAGAAAACCTCAGTAA
- a CDS encoding CBS domain-containing protein: MYIGEILSQKFCEVSPSDTVQKGLDKIGEFHLSHLPVVSNKEYIGMINEDELLNHEDETDIIKNLKLNLAPLYLYEYQHVYDAMLYLTNYKIELLPILNKDNRYVGIITAQDVLQALNSLQSNNETGAIIVLEIGAKDNALSHIAHIIESDNASILSTAVKTLPDSSKLELTIKVNKTNISSLVATLWRFDYVVKATFNDGNDENDMQQRYDLLMNYLNI, encoded by the coding sequence ATGTACATCGGTGAAATACTATCTCAAAAATTTTGTGAAGTCAGTCCTTCAGACACTGTTCAGAAGGGACTCGATAAGATAGGTGAATTTCACCTGTCCCATCTTCCGGTTGTTTCGAATAAGGAGTACATCGGAATGATTAATGAAGATGAACTTCTGAATCATGAAGATGAAACAGATATTATCAAAAATCTCAAACTCAATCTGGCACCTCTGTATCTTTATGAGTATCAGCACGTCTATGATGCAATGCTGTATCTTACTAATTACAAAATCGAACTGTTGCCGATTCTGAATAAAGACAATCGTTACGTAGGCATTATTACAGCACAGGACGTATTACAGGCCCTTAACAGTTTACAATCCAACAATGAGACGGGAGCGATAATCGTTCTTGAAATCGGCGCGAAAGATAATGCCCTGTCACATATCGCACATATTATCGAGTCAGATAATGCCAGTATTCTGAGTACCGCAGTAAAAACATTACCGGATTCTTCAAAACTCGAATTGACAATAAAAGTCAACAAAACTAACATTTCATCTCTGGTAGCTACACTTTGGAGATTTGATTATGTGGTCAAGGCTACATTTAATGATGGAAATGATGAAAATGATATGCAACAGCGATACGATCTGCTTATGAATTACCTCAATATTTAG
- a CDS encoding NAD kinase, with protein MKIAIYGREFNLSVLSYVQQLFDFLNKKDLEICIYADFYEFLKSKFPCQDNLSTFTSHEDIPKDVAFMLSLGGDGTMLSAVSIIKDSGLPVAGINFGRLGFLATINKTDIEKALIQILNNAYTLQKRALLTVESDEEKLFEGKNFALNDITVFRYDSSAMITVNAHINGELLNSYWADGLIIATPTGSTAYSLSCGGPIIMPGSGNFVVTPISPHNLNVRPIVISSDFELNLEIESRTGKYILSCDSQSVTLSSTTKLKIKKAPFFINLIRLDKEGYFSTLREKLLWGIDVRNY; from the coding sequence ATGAAAATAGCGATCTACGGAAGAGAATTTAACCTTTCGGTTTTGTCGTATGTACAACAATTGTTTGATTTTTTAAACAAAAAGGATCTTGAGATATGCATTTATGCAGATTTCTATGAATTTTTAAAAAGCAAATTCCCCTGTCAGGATAATCTCAGCACATTTACCAGCCACGAAGATATTCCCAAAGATGTAGCCTTTATGCTGAGTCTTGGCGGAGACGGAACGATGCTGTCCGCTGTTTCCATTATAAAAGATTCCGGTCTTCCCGTTGCAGGTATTAATTTTGGACGTCTGGGCTTTTTAGCGACCATCAATAAAACCGATATTGAAAAAGCACTGATTCAGATTCTCAATAATGCCTATACATTGCAAAAAAGAGCATTGCTGACAGTAGAATCTGATGAAGAAAAACTTTTTGAAGGAAAAAACTTCGCCTTGAATGATATCACTGTTTTTCGATATGATAGTTCAGCCATGATCACGGTCAATGCGCATATCAACGGGGAACTGCTGAATTCCTACTGGGCAGATGGATTAATCATCGCTACCCCTACAGGTTCTACAGCGTATTCATTAAGTTGTGGTGGTCCGATTATTATGCCTGGAAGCGGCAATTTTGTTGTCACCCCCATATCTCCCCATAACCTCAATGTAAGACCAATCGTCATTTCTTCAGATTTTGAGCTGAATCTGGAGATTGAAAGCCGTACCGGGAAATACATTTTAAGCTGTGACTCACAAAGTGTCACCCTGTCCTCTACTACAAAATTGAAAATAAAAAAGGCTCCTTTCTTCATTAACCTTATCCGGTTAGATAAAGAAGGCTATTTCAGCACATTAAGAGAAAAGTTGCTGTGGGGAATAGATGTACGAAATTATTAG
- a CDS encoding 1-acyl-sn-glycerol-3-phosphate acyltransferase, whose amino-acid sequence MQQEEQKKFIEVREVIRKKSPKLAKWIPSPFISYLERVIHEDEINYIMNKFEDRYGLDFVDDLLEELGVEVVLEGEENIPLEDSVIFASNHPLGGLDGVAFMHAVGRYRRDVKFLVNDILLNIKNLQPLFIPVNKLGTQGKNGIEMIERAYAGDDALLVFPAGLVSRKQNGKIMDLEWKKSFINKAKKYKKDIIPVYIEGKNSNFFYNFAQLRQKLGLKVNLEMLYLPDEMFAQRNHRVTIKIGKRIPYTHFDTSKSEKVWAEEVKQLVYNMAEVKK is encoded by the coding sequence ATGCAGCAGGAAGAACAGAAGAAGTTTATTGAAGTAAGAGAAGTAATTCGTAAAAAGAGTCCTAAACTGGCGAAATGGATTCCATCTCCTTTTATCAGTTATCTGGAAAGGGTAATTCATGAAGATGAGATCAATTATATCATGAATAAATTTGAGGATCGTTACGGATTAGATTTTGTAGATGATTTGCTGGAAGAGCTTGGTGTGGAGGTCGTGTTGGAAGGAGAGGAGAATATTCCGCTTGAAGATAGTGTGATCTTCGCTTCTAATCATCCTTTGGGTGGATTGGACGGCGTAGCTTTCATGCACGCCGTAGGAAGATATCGCAGAGATGTCAAATTTTTGGTCAATGACATTCTTCTAAATATTAAAAATTTACAGCCTCTTTTTATTCCGGTAAACAAATTAGGTACGCAGGGTAAAAATGGAATAGAGATGATCGAAAGGGCATATGCGGGCGATGACGCCTTGCTGGTGTTCCCTGCCGGGCTGGTTTCCAGAAAGCAAAATGGAAAGATCATGGACCTGGAATGGAAAAAGAGTTTTATAAACAAAGCAAAAAAATATAAAAAGGATATTATTCCTGTGTATATTGAGGGAAAGAATTCCAACTTTTTTTATAATTTTGCTCAACTCAGACAGAAATTGGGTTTGAAAGTGAATCTGGAGATGTTGTATCTTCCGGATGAGATGTTTGCCCAACGTAATCACCGTGTAACTATCAAGATCGGAAAAAGAATTCCCTACACGCATTTTGATACATCAAAAAGTGAGAAAGTGTGGGCAGAAGAAGTGAAACAGTTGGTCTATAACATGGCTGAGGTAAAAAAATAA
- a CDS encoding SDR family oxidoreductase, with protein MEKIAFITGASSGIGAACAEVLAKEGYNLLLCARRIERLEELKQHISAQYPDCNIYIFKLDVRNAEEVQLSVNNLPEEWKNIDVLINNAGLSQGLDPIQNGDIGDWDRMIDTNIKGLLYVTRTVVPFMEARKKGHIVNLGSIAGKEVYPNGNVYCATKHAVDALNKAMRIDLLSKGIKVTGINPGMVETEFSEVRFHGDTDRAAAVYKDITPLSGKDIAETIAFVLSRPAHVNINDLLIMPAAQATGTIVHRGE; from the coding sequence ATGGAAAAAATCGCTTTTATTACAGGAGCCAGTTCCGGAATCGGTGCTGCCTGTGCTGAAGTATTAGCAAAAGAAGGCTACAACCTTCTGCTATGTGCAAGAAGAATAGAAAGATTAGAGGAGTTAAAACAGCATATTTCCGCTCAATATCCGGACTGTAACATCTATATTTTCAAATTGGATGTCCGCAATGCAGAAGAAGTACAGTTATCTGTCAACAATCTGCCGGAGGAATGGAAAAACATTGATGTCCTGATCAACAATGCAGGACTCAGCCAGGGACTGGATCCGATTCAAAATGGAGATATAGGAGACTGGGATCGGATGATAGATACCAATATAAAAGGTCTGCTCTATGTGACACGTACAGTAGTCCCTTTCATGGAGGCCCGTAAAAAAGGTCATATTGTCAATTTAGGTTCTATTGCCGGGAAGGAGGTCTATCCTAACGGAAATGTATATTGTGCTACCAAACATGCCGTAGATGCCCTGAATAAAGCAATGCGAATAGATTTGTTGTCCAAAGGCATTAAAGTGACCGGAATAAATCCGGGAATGGTAGAAACCGAGTTTTCAGAAGTAAGATTCCACGGAGATACAGACCGTGCTGCTGCAGTATACAAGGATATCACACCACTTTCCGGAAAAGATATAGCAGAAACCATCGCTTTTGTGCTTTCGCGCCCGGCACATGTCAATATCAATGATCTGCTGATCATGCCTGCAGCACAGGCAACAGGTACAATCGTACACAGAGGAGAATAA
- the porG gene encoding type IX secretion system protein PorG: MLLIEIHYLYRKKTILQRLFYSLLVLICFFPICNLSAQQWELGANLGTTGYMGDINPNNPLYFKSLGGGLTGKYNFNPTWGVKGGINYLHLFGSDANSSNERQIQRNLAFQNKAIEISAIGEFNFFRFVPGKNKLAYTPYIFAGVAAIYHNPYVKFRTGEKYDLRDLQLEYDAANNPGKYSKFALAIPFGAGFKYNIKGPWSVGAELNYRVVLSDNIDNVNRNYATSMKEGIEQQIDPLVWESLADRSGNWEANKGKLRGDGRPHDAYMTFGLTVTYTFISQKCYWW, translated from the coding sequence ATGCTATTGATTGAAATACATTATCTTTACCGCAAAAAAACTATTTTGCAAAGACTTTTCTATAGCTTATTAGTACTAATTTGTTTTTTTCCAATTTGTAACCTTTCCGCCCAGCAATGGGAATTGGGGGCCAATCTGGGAACAACAGGATATATGGGCGATATCAACCCCAATAATCCGTTGTATTTCAAAAGTCTCGGCGGAGGTCTGACCGGCAAATATAATTTTAACCCCACCTGGGGAGTAAAAGGAGGCATCAATTATCTGCATCTGTTCGGATCAGATGCCAATAGCAGCAACGAACGTCAGATCCAGCGAAATCTTGCTTTTCAAAATAAAGCAATCGAAATATCGGCTATTGGTGAATTCAATTTCTTCAGATTCGTTCCCGGCAAAAACAAACTGGCCTACACACCTTATATATTCGCAGGAGTAGCAGCGATCTATCACAATCCGTATGTCAAATTCAGAACAGGAGAAAAATATGATCTCCGCGATCTGCAATTGGAATATGATGCAGCTAATAATCCCGGAAAATACAGTAAATTTGCACTGGCTATACCATTTGGTGCAGGCTTTAAATATAATATCAAAGGTCCGTGGAGTGTAGGTGCGGAACTGAATTATCGGGTAGTATTGTCGGATAATATTGACAACGTCAACAGAAACTATGCGACCAGTATGAAAGAAGGAATCGAGCAACAGATCGATCCCCTTGTCTGGGAAAGTCTTGCTGACAGATCCGGAAACTGGGAAGCAAACAAAGGAAAACTTCGCGGAGATGGTCGTCCGCATGATGCATATATGACTTTTGGTTTAACGGTAACCTATACCTTTATCAGCCAAAAATGTTACTGGTGGTAA